Within the Vagococcus carniphilus genome, the region ATAAAATGTTGCCTCCAATGGCAAAATTAGCCGAACAAAAGCATCTAAGAGCAGTTCGTGATGGTATTATCTCAACCATGCCATTAATTATGATTGGTAGTTTCTTTGTCTTATTAGTTAATTTCCCGATTCCTGCATGGACTGAGTTTATTCAACCGTATGTTCCATCTATTATGTTACCGTATCGTATTACTGTTGGTTTGATGGCGCTTTATGCCTCATATGGTATGGGTTACTCGCTGGCTAAGTCCTATGAATTAGATGGTGTTTCTGGAGGTAGTTTGGCTCTTGGAACATTCTTAATGACTATGACACCAGTTATAGGGACAGCGGCTGAAAGTGGAGAAGAATTAGGCTGGGTTTTACCAATGAATTTCCTTGGTGGCGGAGGTATGTTTACTGCCATCTTAACAATGATTTTAGCAGTTGAAATTTTACGTTTCTGTAAGGAAAAAAATGTCACGATTAAATTACCAGAACAAGTACCAGATTCTGTTGCACGTTCTTTTGAAGCAATTATTCCAGGTATGATTTCTCTTACATTAATTTGGTTCGTTTGTCATATTTTAAAGTTCAACATCAACGAAGCTATTATGAAAGTTTTCGAACCAGTAGTTGATATTGCAGGAAATACTTACTTAGGTGTTTTAATTCCAGTATTACTAATTTGTTTACTATGGTCTGCAGGTGTACATGGTGTTTCTGTTATTGGTTCAATTGTTCGTCCGTTATGGTTAGTTTTATTAGAACAAAATATTACAGAAGTTGCTAATGGCGGTGTTGCTCAAAATATTGGGACTGAGGGATTCTTTGATTTATTTATTTGGATCGGTGGTTCAGGTGGTACGCTAGCTCTTTGTATTTTATTCATGATGAGTAAATCAACTTATATGAAACAAATCGGTAAACTATCATTAATTCCAGGTATCTTTAATATAAATGAGCCAATCATGTTTGGAGCTCCAATTGTATTAAACCCAATCTTAGCTATTCCATTTGTGGTAGCACCAGTTGTGACAACAACAATTACCTACGTTGTAATGAAACTTGATTTTGTTGCTAAAGTTTCAGTGGTAACACCATTTGCGATTCCAGCACCAATTAAAGCTTACTTATCAACAAACGGAGACTGGAGAGCAATTATTTTAGTAATGATTAACCTAGCAATTTACTTTATTATTTATTACCCATTTGTTAAAGCTTATGACAAGAAAATGTATGCTGAGGAAATGGCTCAAGAAGCAAACTAGAAATCAATTAGTATTTGAAGTAAACTAAGATTAAAAAGGGAGGAAATTAGAATGAAAGTATTATTCGTATGTTCACAAGGTATGTCAAGTACTATCGCAGTAAACGCATTGAAAAAAGAGGCAGCATCTAAAGGAATGGAAATGGATGTTTTAGCTGTTAGTACACAACAATTTCCAGATGAAGTGAAAAAAGGTTACGATGTTTCTATGGTAGCTCCTCAAATTAAGCATCGCTTTGCTCTTTTAAAAGAAGAAGCAGATAAAGCTGGTGTTCCATGTGGACAAATTGAACCAATGGCATATAGCCCATTAGGCGGTCCAAAACTTTTACAACAAGTAAAAGACTTGCTTGGCTAAAAAATAAACCGTTTTGGAGTGGGAATACAGTTATTGTGTCCTCACTCCTTTAATTTTATGAAAAGAGGCAAAATCATGAGAAAATTAGGTATTTCCATTTATCCCGAAAAATCAACTGTTGAAGAAATGAAAAACTATATAGAAAAAGCTCATCAAGCAGGATTCTCAAGAATTTTTTCTTGCTTATTATCTGTGGACAGTCAAGACAAAGATGTGTTAGTTAATGAATTTAAAGAAATTAATGAATTTGCTAAAAATTTAGGGTTTGAAATTATTATTGATATTAGTCCTAAAGTTTTTACTGATTTAGACATTAGCTATGATGATTTAAGTTTCTTTAAAGAGATGCAAGCAGATGGCATTCGTCTTGATTATGGTTATGGTGGTAGCGAAGAATCGTTAATGACTTTTAATCCTCAAGGGTTAAGCATTGAAGTCAACATGAGCAACAATACTCATTACATTGAAACTGTTATGGATTTCTTACCAAATCAATACAATTTAAGAGGCTGTCATAATTTTTATCCACATCGTTATTCAGGATTGACGATGGATTACTTTTTAGAGTGTACTGATAGATTTAAGAAATTTGGATTAAGAACGGCAGCCTTTATAACAAGTCAATCACCAGATAGTTATGGTCCATGGCCTGTGACAGATGGTTTACCAACATTAGAGATGCACCGTAATTTACCGTTAGCGACTCAAATTAAACATTTCATTTCAATTAACGCTGTGGATGATATTATCATTTCAAACTGTTTTGCATCAGACGAAGAATTTGATTCTATAAAAGGATTAGACTTAACTAAGCTTTGTTTGGATGTTGAATTAGTAGAAAGTATTCCCGATGTAGAGCGCTCAATTGTTTTAGAAGAGCCGCATTATAACCGTGGTGATTTTTCAGGTAATATTGCTCGATCTACGATGAGTCGTGTGAAATATAAAGGGCATCCTTTCCCAGTTTTTAACGCACCTCAAATGATTAAAAAGGGAGATATTATTATTGAAAGTGATCTATACGGTCATTATGCTGGTGAATTGCAAATTGCTTTGAGTGATATGGAAAATTCAGGTAAATCAAATGTAGTTGGAAGAGTCGTAGAAGAAGAATTATTCTTGTTAGATACAATAAAACCGTGGCAAAAATTTTATTTTAGAGAAAGAGGTTAGGTTAACATGAGTATCGTTCAAAATGGCATTGATTATCTAAAAGGTTCTCCTTTTGAAGAAAACCTTAAAGGGAAAAAAGTAGGATTGATCACTAATGTTACTGGTTTAACAAAAGAGTTTGATTCGAGTGTTTCCGTTTTGGATGAGTTATGTGATTTAACTATCCTTTTTGCACCAGAGCATGGGATTCGTGGAGAAGCTCAAGCAGGTGAAGATGTAGCAAGCTATTTTGATCCTTATTTCTCTAAAAAAGTGATTAGTTTGTATGGTGATAAAAGAGCTCCTTCTCTTGAAGACATTAAAGAGTTAGATGTTTTAGTTTATGATATTCAAGATATTGGTTCTCGTTACTATACCTACATCTATACGATGTATCTAAGTATGAAAGTAGCTAAAGAGGCAGATATTCAATTTATCGTCTTAGATAGAGTGGACGTTTTGGGCGGTAATCATGTCTTTGGTCATTTGATGCCAGAAGCTTATTTTTCTTTTGTGGGAATGTTACCGATTCCTAATGTATATGGTATGACAGTTGGAGAATTAGCCTATTTTTGTAATGAAGAATTAGCAGTTCAAGCAGATCTAGTGGTGGTTCCAATTAAGGGATGGAAACGCGGCATGACTTTTGAAGAAACTGGATTACCTTGGGTGATGCCGTCACCAAATATTCCAACACCAGAAACCGCTTGGCTTTACACAGGAACTTGTTTGATTGAAGGCACCAATCTCTCAGAAGGAAGAGGTACAACAAAACCTTTTGAAATAATTGGAGCTCCGTTTATTAATGGAACGAAATTAGCTGAAAATTTAAATGAATTAAGCTTGTCCGGAATAAAATTTAGACCTGTCTTTTTTACACCGACTTTTTCTAAGCATCAAGGTGAAGCCTGTGAAGGGGTTCAGTGCCATGTGTTTGATAAAGAAAAGAGTGAGCCTCTTGACGCGGTGTATAAATTATTAAGGATGATTCAAGAGATGTACCCGGATCAATTAGAAGTGAAGATTCCTTTTGAAACCTCTCCCCATTTATTCTTCACTCATTTAGCAGGTCACCCATATGAAGTAAGTATGGATGATGAAGAGTTAGTGATAGAATTTAAAGAAAAAAGAAGCAAATACCTTTTATATAAGTAGGTGATAACATGGATATTCGTAGAATAGAATCAAATGAAATAGATCAAATGGTTCCACTAAGAGATTATTGTTTCAGCAGAAAGTATACTGGAGATAAACTAACCGATTATATTAATTGGACAAAGCATTCAACTAGCACGGGAGCTTTTTCAGATGGCAAACTTGTTGGTCAAATGATGTCACTTCCATTATCTCAACAACTGTACCAGCATACCTTTAAAATGGCAGGTGTGGGATTTGTAGGAGTTTATCCTGAATTTCGCAGTGGTGGTGTAATGAAACAAATTATCAAAGAATCATTAAAATTGATGAGAGAAGAAGAACAATATGTTTCTGTTTTAGGTCCTTTTTCTGTTGGTTACTACCGAAAAATGGGCTGGGAAGTGATGTTTGATAGTATTAATTATGAAATTGATATGCGTGATTTTCCAGAGATTAAATTAGATAGTGTGCCAGTTTTTCATCGATTTGATTTTAATGATTGGCCTAAAGAGAAGATACAGATATTGTATAATGAAGTGGCTGAAATGAAACATGGTTGGATGTTCCGTGATGAGCTTTGGTGGGAACGACTGGAATTAAGAGAAGCAGATAGTTATTTTGTTTTGGTGGAAGATGGATTCATGCGTTATCGAAAATCAGGGACTACCTTTTTGATGGAAGATTTGGTAACGAAAACGTATGAAGCGCAAAAACAATTGCTTCACTACATAACACTTCATCGTTCTAACTTCTTTAAAATTCAAGGGGTCTCAAGTATCCATCACCCATTAAATTATTTTCTAACAGCTGTTCCATGTGATCGTTTGGTAGGAAATCAATTTATGGGAAGAATAGTAGATGTTGAAAAAACGATGTCTGTTGTGCCAGTAAAAACAACAACTAATTGTTTTTATTTAAACATTCAAGACCCACTGTGTGAATGGAACGATGGACTATTCAAGGTTGAAAATGGAAAAATAGAGAGAATTAATGATCAAGTAGCAAATGATGATGTTATAATAGAAATTAGTATACAGGCGTTGTCAGCATTATTTTTTGGCTACAAGACAATAGAAGAATTAAGTTATCTTAATTTGATTGAATGTTCCAAAGAAAGTTTAAACCAATTTTCTGAAACATATCAATTCCAACCTGTTGAAATATTTGATCATTTTTAATTAGGAGAACGTCTATATGATGACAATAAATGTGAAAAGAAGAATAGAGAGCATTTACGAAGAACTAACAAAATCAGAAAAGAAAATTGCTGATTTTGTTTTAATCAATCCGGTTGAGGTAACGGCAATGACTACATCGGATTTAGCTGAAAAAACAGGTGCTAGTCCTGCAACGGTTATTCGTTTTTGTAAAAGTATTGGGATTGATAGCTTTACTCAATTGAAGGTGTCACTAGCTTCAGGGGTGACTAAATCAGAACCAACTCAATTCTCAGATATTGAAGCTAATGAGCCTGTTGAAAGTATAAAAGAAAAGTTATTATATAATGCTTATCAGTCAATGGCGGACACAACTAAATATTTAGATGATGCTAAAATTGAGACAGCTGTAAAAGCAATTGAAAAAGCACCAGTTATATATGCTTTTGGCATCGGAGCTTCTTGGTTGGTGGCAGAGAACTTTATGCAAAAATTTAATAGAGTAGGTCAAAGTGTTATTGCGATTTCAGATGTTCATATTATGCTAGCTAGTCTTGTTTCCGCTCCTAAAAATGCAGTTATGCTTTTAGTTTCTAATTCGGGAAACACAAAAGAGATTACTTATTTAGTAGAGGCTGGCAATCAACATGGTATTAAAACAATTGGTATTTCCCAATTTGGCTCTAATTATCTATCTAAAAAATCAGATATAGCTTTACATACAGTAAAACCAAAAGAAGCAGAATTACGAAGTGCGGCAACTAGCTCACTTCATGCCCAATTTATGGTAGTAGATATTTTATTTTTTAGTTACGCAACGAGAAACTATGAGAAAATTTACTCTACTATTGAAACATCAAGACAAGAGGTTAAAGATTACAATAAATTATAGGAGGTCATGGAAAAATGATCGTAGTAAATACAGCATTATGTCAAGATAAAGTAATAGAATATGTTAACAGTTTTAACTATGAAGGAACGACGTTTACTTTCAAAGAAAAAAAAGGTATCCAGTTA harbors:
- a CDS encoding PTS sugar transporter subunit IIC translates to MNKFFSWIENKMLPPMAKLAEQKHLRAVRDGIISTMPLIMIGSFFVLLVNFPIPAWTEFIQPYVPSIMLPYRITVGLMALYASYGMGYSLAKSYELDGVSGGSLALGTFLMTMTPVIGTAAESGEELGWVLPMNFLGGGGMFTAILTMILAVEILRFCKEKNVTIKLPEQVPDSVARSFEAIIPGMISLTLIWFVCHILKFNINEAIMKVFEPVVDIAGNTYLGVLIPVLLICLLWSAGVHGVSVIGSIVRPLWLVLLEQNITEVANGGVAQNIGTEGFFDLFIWIGGSGGTLALCILFMMSKSTYMKQIGKLSLIPGIFNINEPIMFGAPIVLNPILAIPFVVAPVVTTTITYVVMKLDFVAKVSVVTPFAIPAPIKAYLSTNGDWRAIILVMINLAIYFIIYYPFVKAYDKKMYAEEMAQEAN
- a CDS encoding PTS sugar transporter subunit IIB; protein product: MKVLFVCSQGMSSTIAVNALKKEAASKGMEMDVLAVSTQQFPDEVKKGYDVSMVAPQIKHRFALLKEEADKAGVPCGQIEPMAYSPLGGPKLLQQVKDLLG
- a CDS encoding DUF871 domain-containing protein, which translates into the protein MRKLGISIYPEKSTVEEMKNYIEKAHQAGFSRIFSCLLSVDSQDKDVLVNEFKEINEFAKNLGFEIIIDISPKVFTDLDISYDDLSFFKEMQADGIRLDYGYGGSEESLMTFNPQGLSIEVNMSNNTHYIETVMDFLPNQYNLRGCHNFYPHRYSGLTMDYFLECTDRFKKFGLRTAAFITSQSPDSYGPWPVTDGLPTLEMHRNLPLATQIKHFISINAVDDIIISNCFASDEEFDSIKGLDLTKLCLDVELVESIPDVERSIVLEEPHYNRGDFSGNIARSTMSRVKYKGHPFPVFNAPQMIKKGDIIIESDLYGHYAGELQIALSDMENSGKSNVVGRVVEEELFLLDTIKPWQKFYFRERG
- a CDS encoding exo-beta-N-acetylmuramidase NamZ family protein; this encodes MSIVQNGIDYLKGSPFEENLKGKKVGLITNVTGLTKEFDSSVSVLDELCDLTILFAPEHGIRGEAQAGEDVASYFDPYFSKKVISLYGDKRAPSLEDIKELDVLVYDIQDIGSRYYTYIYTMYLSMKVAKEADIQFIVLDRVDVLGGNHVFGHLMPEAYFSFVGMLPIPNVYGMTVGELAYFCNEELAVQADLVVVPIKGWKRGMTFEETGLPWVMPSPNIPTPETAWLYTGTCLIEGTNLSEGRGTTKPFEIIGAPFINGTKLAENLNELSLSGIKFRPVFFTPTFSKHQGEACEGVQCHVFDKEKSEPLDAVYKLLRMIQEMYPDQLEVKIPFETSPHLFFTHLAGHPYEVSMDDEELVIEFKEKRSKYLLYK
- a CDS encoding GNAT family N-acetyltransferase: MDIRRIESNEIDQMVPLRDYCFSRKYTGDKLTDYINWTKHSTSTGAFSDGKLVGQMMSLPLSQQLYQHTFKMAGVGFVGVYPEFRSGGVMKQIIKESLKLMREEEQYVSVLGPFSVGYYRKMGWEVMFDSINYEIDMRDFPEIKLDSVPVFHRFDFNDWPKEKIQILYNEVAEMKHGWMFRDELWWERLELREADSYFVLVEDGFMRYRKSGTTFLMEDLVTKTYEAQKQLLHYITLHRSNFFKIQGVSSIHHPLNYFLTAVPCDRLVGNQFMGRIVDVEKTMSVVPVKTTTNCFYLNIQDPLCEWNDGLFKVENGKIERINDQVANDDVIIEISIQALSALFFGYKTIEELSYLNLIECSKESLNQFSETYQFQPVEIFDHF
- a CDS encoding MurR/RpiR family transcriptional regulator codes for the protein MMTINVKRRIESIYEELTKSEKKIADFVLINPVEVTAMTTSDLAEKTGASPATVIRFCKSIGIDSFTQLKVSLASGVTKSEPTQFSDIEANEPVESIKEKLLYNAYQSMADTTKYLDDAKIETAVKAIEKAPVIYAFGIGASWLVAENFMQKFNRVGQSVIAISDVHIMLASLVSAPKNAVMLLVSNSGNTKEITYLVEAGNQHGIKTIGISQFGSNYLSKKSDIALHTVKPKEAELRSAATSSLHAQFMVVDILFFSYATRNYEKIYSTIETSRQEVKDYNKL